Proteins from a genomic interval of Diospyros lotus cultivar Yz01 chromosome 6, ASM1463336v1, whole genome shotgun sequence:
- the LOC127803151 gene encoding LOB domain-containing protein 37 — protein MSCNGCRILRKGCSESCILRPCLQWIDTAEAQAHATVFVAKFFGRAGLMSFISAVPEAQRPALFQSLLFEACGRTVNPVNGAVGLLWTGNWHVCQAAVQTVLRGGALHPIPELFTPLDLDAAASETEVTCAEDIFKLHQDPNLDSSKPKSLKRRQDQAPANLGLSLTPCTKPKVSSSSSSSLFRPITNGGQLNFQYSPRKQRAGTPSMNSEESVTTTCLESFGEPKLLNLFN, from the exons ATGAGCTGCAATGGATGTCGAATTCTTCGGAAAGGATGCAGTGAAAGCTGTATCCTCCGGCCGTGTTTGCAGTGGATCGACACCGCCGAAGCTCAAGCGCACGCCACCGTCTTCGTCGCCAAGTTCTTCGGCCGCGCCGGCCTCATGTCCTTCATCTCCGCAGTCCCGGAAGCACAACGCCCTG CTTTGTTCCAATCGTTGTTGTTCGAAGCGTGTGGCCGGACGGTGAACCCGGTGAACGGAGCGGTGGGGCTTTTATGGACGGGGAACTGGCACGTGTGCCAGGCGGCGGTGCAGACCGTCCTCCGCGGCGGCGCGTTGCATCCGATCCCTGAGCTCTTCACCCCTCTGGACCTCGACGCTGCGGCTTCCGAAACCGAAGTCACCTGCGCCGAAGACATCTTCAAGCTTCACCAAGATCCAAACCTCGACTCATCAAAACCCAAATCGCTGAAGCGCCGCCAAGATCAAGCGCCGGCCAATCTTGGCCTCAGCTTAACGCCCTGCACGAAACCcaaagtttcttcttcttcatcatcgtcATTGTTCAGACCAATTACGAATGGGGGGCAGCTTAATTTTCAGTACTCGCCGAGAAAGCAGCGGGCGGGGACGCCGTCGATGAATTCAGAAGAATCTGTGACGACAACTTGCTTGGAAAGCTTTGGGGAGCCAAAGCTTCTAAATTTGTTCAACTAG